In Zea mays cultivar B73 chromosome 7, Zm-B73-REFERENCE-NAM-5.0, whole genome shotgun sequence, the following proteins share a genomic window:
- the LOC109940916 gene encoding uncharacterized protein, giving the protein MPGSNDVPPGLGPPTTSTIATTIDARATAIGPISQADFMAFQQLMVQQFAALTAAINGMSSKTLQPPSPSASATTSAATFPYDMSGYGGYPLPTTATPSTTTTIVPFPSATTPLPSPISVLVPPASTMFVPIHQIAFPHSPSPIHSFLEDALPAHHHPTVGAVRYSGTGYPK; this is encoded by the coding sequence ATGCCAGGTTCTAACGATGTGCCGCCGGGATTAGGACCACCCACCACCTCCACCATCGCCACAACTATTGATGCGAGGGCTACTGCCATCGGCCCAATTTCACAGGCGGACTTCATGGCATTCCAACAACTAATGGTGCAGCAGTTCGCCGCCCTCACCGCCGCCATCAATGGCATGTCCAGCAAGACACTGCAACCACCGtcgccttcagcttctgccaccaCCAGTGCTGCTACTTTCCCCTATGACATGTCAGGCTATGGTGGCTACCCCCTTCCCACCACCGCCACGCCATCCACTACCACCACCATTGTTCCCTTCCCATCTGCCACGACACCCCTTCCATCGCCGATCTCCGTCTTGGTGCCACCTGCGTCAACCATGTTCGTACCCATCCACCAGATTGCCTTCCCACACTCCCCATCCCCGATCcacagcttccttgaggatgctcTTCCTGCACACCATCACCCTACCGTGGGCGCTGTCAGGTACTCGGGGACAGGGTACCCGAAGTAG